One genomic region from Gammaproteobacteria bacterium encodes:
- the cysQ gene encoding 3'(2'),5'-bisphosphate nucleotidase CysQ, translated as MPSTADQTLIKPVIDLAVQAGHRIMEVYDTEFDVEHKSDASPLTAADMAAHHTIVEGLSKLTPEIPILSEESAHIPFAERAQWQRYWLVDPLDGTREFVKRNGEFTVNIALIDKHESVLGVIYTPVTGATYYAARGAGVFKMVLGHATHSVDTPATAIHTRPKTPASTIIAGSRSHRGDSLEAFLQRLGDYEIISMGSSLKSCLVAEGSADLYPRLGPTSEWDTAAAQCIVEEAGGCIIKTDGEPLRYNTKDSLLNPHFLVIGDPEYDWRRFL; from the coding sequence GTGCCCAGTACCGCAGACCAAACACTCATCAAACCTGTTATCGATTTGGCGGTACAGGCCGGGCACCGCATCATGGAAGTTTACGACACCGAATTCGATGTCGAGCACAAATCCGATGCATCACCACTGACGGCGGCCGACATGGCCGCACATCACACCATCGTGGAAGGCCTGAGCAAGCTGACGCCGGAGATACCCATTCTCTCCGAAGAGTCCGCCCACATCCCCTTTGCCGAACGCGCCCAATGGCAACGCTATTGGCTGGTCGATCCCCTGGATGGCACCCGTGAATTCGTCAAACGTAATGGCGAGTTCACCGTTAACATCGCACTTATCGACAAACATGAATCGGTGCTCGGCGTCATCTATACGCCGGTGACGGGCGCTACCTATTATGCCGCTCGCGGTGCCGGCGTCTTCAAAATGGTGCTGGGTCATGCCACGCACAGCGTGGACACCCCTGCCACCGCCATCCATACGCGGCCCAAGACACCAGCCAGCACCATCATTGCCGGCAGTCGCTCGCATCGCGGCGATTCACTGGAGGCCTTTCTGCAACGGCTCGGCGACTATGAGATCATCAGCATGGGCAGCTCGCTGAAGTCCTGTCTGGTCGCCGAAGGCAGTGCCGACCTCTACCCCCGCCTCGGCCCGACGTCCGAATGGGATACCGCTGCGGCACAGTGCATCGTCGAAGAGGCAGGCGGTTGCATCATCAAAACCGATGGCGAGCCCTTACGCTACAATACCAAGGACTCACTGCTGAACCCGCACTTTCTGGTCATTGGTGACCCCGAATACGACTGGCGGCGCTTTCTTTAA
- a CDS encoding FKBP-type peptidyl-prolyl cis-trans isomerase: MKKLLMLSGLAAVFALQAGAAIAAKPSTDKEKFSYAIGFQVGQGFKRDNLEIDTKMMADAINDVLADKEPQLSLDEMRTAMESAQQELLAERASKGEKAKSDGQAFLAANKQKEGVITRDSGLQYKVLLSGKGKQPGAETSITAHYRGTLIDGTEFDSSYRRNSPATFNVNQVIPGWKEVLPLMHEGDKWQVFIPAELAYGERGSGSAIGPNETLIFEIELISVNN; this comes from the coding sequence GTGAAAAAACTACTCATGCTTAGCGGCCTTGCTGCCGTTTTCGCCCTGCAGGCCGGCGCCGCTATCGCCGCAAAACCCAGCACCGATAAGGAAAAGTTCAGCTATGCCATCGGCTTCCAGGTCGGTCAGGGCTTTAAACGCGACAATCTGGAAATAGATACCAAAATGATGGCCGACGCCATCAACGATGTATTGGCCGACAAGGAGCCACAACTCAGCCTGGACGAAATGCGCACCGCCATGGAATCCGCCCAGCAAGAACTGCTGGCCGAACGCGCCAGCAAGGGTGAAAAGGCCAAATCCGATGGCCAGGCCTTTCTCGCCGCCAACAAACAGAAGGAAGGCGTGATTACCCGTGACAGCGGCCTGCAATACAAGGTCCTGCTTTCCGGCAAGGGCAAACAGCCCGGCGCCGAAACCTCCATCACCGCCCATTATCGCGGCACACTCATCGATGGCACCGAGTTCGACAGCTCCTATCGTCGCAATAGCCCAGCCACCTTCAACGTCAACCAGGTGATTCCCGGCTGGAAAGAGGTGTTGCCGCTGATGCATGAGGGTGACAAATGGCAGGTCTTTATCCCCGCAGAACTGGCCTACGGTGAGCGCGGTTCCGGCAGCGCCATCGGCCCCAACGAGACCCTGATCTTCGAGATCGAACTGATCAGCGTCAACAATTAA
- a CDS encoding DNA-J related domain-containing protein: MSDDLQKRLDLLHRLLRAHPAGLSEYELIMALEAEHGADFSRDQLRDPLSLFQTHFLLFHALYRLRDQLWESRIARLDIHTLGIRLLPFKTAGAAQLAEHDPLRDYYLDLNHLNITQAGDVEKLLTQFWARFVGDDDRRQALATLELEDPVDWPAIKTQHRRLAMQHHPDRGGDEARLQAINVAMDILARDARSR, translated from the coding sequence CTGTCTGACGATTTGCAAAAACGACTCGACCTATTACACCGGCTGCTGCGCGCTCATCCCGCCGGGCTCAGCGAATATGAGCTGATCATGGCCCTTGAGGCCGAGCACGGGGCGGACTTTAGCCGCGACCAGCTGCGCGATCCCCTCTCCCTGTTTCAGACCCATTTTCTGTTATTCCACGCCCTCTACCGTTTGCGCGACCAGCTATGGGAATCACGGATAGCGCGGCTCGATATCCACACGCTTGGCATCCGGCTGCTTCCCTTTAAGACCGCAGGCGCGGCCCAGCTTGCCGAACACGATCCCCTGCGCGACTACTATCTGGATCTGAACCATCTGAACATCACACAGGCCGGCGATGTAGAAAAATTACTCACGCAATTCTGGGCGCGCTTCGTCGGCGACGACGATCGCCGTCAGGCCCTCGCCACCCTTGAGCTGGAAGACCCGGTGGACTGGCCGGCCATCAAGACCCAGCACCGACGCCTGGCCATGCAACACCACCCCGATCGCGGTGGTGACGAGGCGCGCCTGCAGGCCATCAATGTCGCCATGGATATCCTGGCGCGGGATGCACGTTCGCGATAA
- a CDS encoding MBL fold metallo-hydrolase, which translates to MQQIKRMLKAQVVGTGLLVAVLASPAFADKKDHKRLAVDRVKGDLSVMVLGSGGPFASAGRAAASYLIFTDGRPRILMDVGGGAFKSLAESGVNVKDLDRVLLTHLHIDHTGDLSSVIKTVYFHTAGAGATRDAPIHIWGPASSNGGFPDTTAYVDGHYALPNGTERYLNGFTGVINAGTFSYMGHDLGSDWASGVSELVLDEGGLTVTAMPVKHATVPAVAYRIEYKGKSIVYSGDTNSESGNMAAIASNADLLIYDTAIMDSHPNPAMLQLHTTPSRMGQVAAEAMAKKLVLSHITPNTENSLQEVKRLVRAQGYQGEIKVASDLRVFNLGHD; encoded by the coding sequence ATGCAGCAGATTAAAAGGATGCTGAAGGCGCAGGTCGTGGGCACGGGTTTACTGGTCGCCGTGTTGGCCAGTCCGGCGTTTGCGGATAAAAAGGACCACAAACGTCTGGCGGTGGACAGGGTGAAGGGGGATCTGTCGGTGATGGTGTTGGGTTCCGGTGGCCCGTTCGCCTCCGCCGGTCGGGCTGCCGCGAGTTATCTGATCTTTACCGACGGCCGACCGCGCATATTGATGGACGTGGGTGGCGGCGCATTCAAGAGCCTTGCGGAGAGCGGCGTCAATGTGAAGGATCTCGATCGGGTGCTGCTGACGCATCTGCACATTGATCATACCGGGGATCTCTCATCGGTGATCAAGACCGTCTACTTTCATACCGCCGGCGCAGGCGCTACCCGGGATGCACCGATTCACATCTGGGGCCCTGCCAGCAGCAACGGCGGCTTCCCCGATACCACAGCCTATGTGGATGGCCATTACGCCCTGCCCAATGGCACCGAGCGTTACCTGAATGGTTTCACCGGTGTCATCAACGCGGGTACGTTCAGTTATATGGGCCACGATCTGGGCTCCGACTGGGCGAGCGGTGTGTCGGAGCTGGTGCTGGATGAGGGCGGCCTGACCGTGACCGCGATGCCGGTAAAACACGCCACGGTGCCTGCGGTGGCCTACCGCATTGAATACAAGGGCAAGAGCATTGTGTATTCGGGCGACACCAATTCAGAGTCCGGCAATATGGCGGCCATCGCCAGCAATGCGGACCTGCTGATCTATGATACGGCTATCATGGATAGCCACCCGAACCCGGCGATGTTGCAGCTGCACACCACCCCGTCACGCATGGGCCAGGTCGCCGCCGAGGCCATGGCCAAAAAACTGGTGTTGTCGCACATCACGCCCAATACGGAAAACAGCCTGCAGGAAGTGAAGAGGCTGGTGCGTGCCCAGGGTTATCAGGGAGAGATCAAGGTCGCCAGCGATCTGAGGGTGTTTAATCTCGGTCACGATTGA
- a CDS encoding DUF4931 domain-containing protein, whose protein sequence is MSQSPSSAATEPEQVLREIRINPVVPSESVLVATARGLRPKQAEQRAPRDTRAHVETCPFCSGNEHMTPPQIATYPQHGDWQVRIVENLYPVLGDDRPSADFSFGLQQTIDGYGRHEVIIDHHNHGISLHEMSEQHLAMLFGAYRDRMAQLYAADERLRYVLVFKNFGPAAGGSIPHTHSQIIAMPVVPENVQAEVLGSEQYYQKHHRCIFCSLIDEALTFEATIYDRESGKVRRRLDVGQYVIERGERFIAIKPFASRYEWEVHILPIHHQADFQAISETDLLELGGIMRRTMARLDAVLGGAQYNYFLHTRPHHAPDSVNNSYHWHLEICPRTSIPTGFELGAGLCVNTVSPEVAASQLRDVKL, encoded by the coding sequence GTGTCACAGTCACCATCCAGTGCAGCAACAGAGCCGGAACAGGTCCTCCGGGAGATCCGCATCAATCCGGTGGTACCCAGCGAATCCGTGCTGGTGGCCACCGCCCGCGGCCTGCGTCCCAAACAGGCGGAGCAGCGGGCGCCGCGCGATACCCGCGCCCACGTGGAAACCTGCCCCTTCTGTTCGGGCAATGAGCACATGACGCCACCGCAGATCGCCACCTACCCGCAGCACGGGGACTGGCAGGTGCGCATCGTGGAGAACCTCTATCCGGTGCTGGGAGACGACCGGCCGAGCGCGGATTTCTCGTTTGGCCTGCAGCAGACTATTGATGGTTATGGGCGGCATGAGGTGATTATCGACCACCACAATCACGGCATCAGTCTGCACGAGATGAGCGAGCAGCATCTGGCGATGTTGTTCGGCGCCTATCGCGACCGCATGGCGCAGTTATATGCCGCCGATGAGCGACTGCGTTATGTGCTGGTGTTCAAGAATTTCGGCCCGGCCGCCGGCGGCAGCATCCCTCACACCCACAGCCAGATCATTGCCATGCCGGTGGTGCCGGAGAATGTGCAGGCCGAGGTGCTGGGCAGCGAACAGTATTATCAAAAGCATCACCGCTGCATCTTCTGCTCATTGATCGATGAGGCGCTGACCTTCGAAGCGACCATTTATGATCGCGAGTCCGGCAAGGTGCGCCGTCGGCTGGATGTGGGTCAGTATGTGATTGAGCGGGGTGAACGTTTTATCGCCATCAAGCCCTTTGCCAGCCGTTATGAATGGGAGGTGCATATTCTGCCCATCCATCATCAGGCCGATTTCCAGGCGATCAGCGAGACCGACCTGCTGGAGCTGGGTGGCATCATGCGCCGCACCATGGCGCGTCTGGACGCCGTGCTGGGCGGCGCGCAGTACAATTATTTTCTGCACACCCGGCCGCATCATGCGCCAGACTCGGTGAACAACAGTTATCACTGGCATCTGGAAATCTGTCCGCGCACCAGCATCCCCACCGGCTTCGAGCTGGGCGCCGGTCTGTGCGTCAACACGGTGAGCCCGGAAGTGGCGGCCAGCCAGCTGCGCGATGTAAAACTCTAG
- a CDS encoding YcgN family cysteine cluster protein, with product MSRFWEQTPLAEMDAAQWESLCDGCGKCCLHKLEDEDSGEVYVCNVACRLLDIEACRCSDYAARQRRVPACTVLTPERIAEFQWLPETCAYRLLAEGQPLFDWHPLISHDPQSVHAAGISVRGQVVSETEVEDLQQHLTDWVL from the coding sequence ATGTCGCGATTCTGGGAACAGACTCCGCTGGCGGAGATGGATGCGGCGCAGTGGGAGTCGCTGTGTGACGGCTGTGGAAAGTGCTGTCTGCACAAGCTGGAAGATGAAGACAGCGGCGAGGTGTATGTGTGCAATGTCGCCTGCCGCTTGCTGGATATCGAGGCGTGCCGTTGTAGTGACTATGCCGCCCGCCAGCGACGGGTGCCGGCCTGCACCGTGCTCACGCCGGAGCGTATCGCGGAATTTCAATGGCTGCCGGAGACCTGCGCCTATCGCCTGCTGGCGGAGGGCCAGCCCCTGTTTGATTGGCACCCGCTGATCAGTCACGATCCGCAGTCGGTGCACGCGGCGGGCATCTCGGTACGGGGGCAGGTGGTGAGCGAAACCGAGGTCGAGGACCTGCAGCAGCATCTCACCGACTGGGTGCTGTAG